The following are encoded together in the Planctomycetota bacterium genome:
- a CDS encoding histone H1 has protein sequence MEHYELLKKKVEAAAEDIAKACGGNKAAGTRVRKAMQDIKASAQDIRIKVLEICRQPPKA, from the coding sequence ATGGAACACTACGAATTGCTCAAAAAGAAGGTTGAAGCAGCCGCTGAAGACATTGCCAAGGCCTGTGGCGGCAACAAGGCGGCGGGAACGCGTGTTCGCAAGGCCATGCAGGACATCAAGGCCTCGGCCCAGGATATTCGGATCAAGGTTCTGGAAATCTGCCGGCAGCCCCCCAAGGCCTGA
- a CDS encoding site-specific DNA-methyltransferase, translated as MKPSPRPALKLFATTLWEYPSQHFDAVDKDGFRVTMQGDKDYMGATPSWVLWQLLNRYTREGDSVLDPMCGSGTTIDVCNLLKRKPVAFDLAPFREDIVQADARKLPLEDSSVDFAFVDPPYSTHVNYSEDPRCIGKLDAGDESGGRDYYAAMKLVLRQMHRILRNRRYMAIYVSDSWRKRRGEKGKGGGIFMPIGFELFAQMRELFQPVDIICVARKNSKLESGEFRRAAEDGNFFLRGFNYLMIGKKVDDEAPTARKPKP; from the coding sequence ATGAAGCCATCGCCCCGGCCGGCGCTGAAGTTATTCGCGACAACGCTCTGGGAATACCCGAGCCAGCACTTCGACGCCGTGGACAAGGACGGGTTCCGCGTCACCATGCAGGGGGACAAGGACTATATGGGTGCCACGCCGTCGTGGGTTCTGTGGCAGTTGCTCAACCGCTACACACGCGAGGGGGACAGCGTGCTGGATCCAATGTGCGGTTCCGGCACCACGATTGATGTGTGCAATCTTTTGAAGCGGAAGCCGGTCGCATTCGATCTGGCGCCCTTCCGCGAGGACATCGTTCAGGCCGACGCCCGCAAGCTTCCGCTGGAGGACTCAAGCGTGGATTTCGCCTTCGTTGACCCGCCCTATTCGACCCACGTGAACTATTCCGAGGATCCGCGCTGCATCGGCAAGCTCGACGCCGGCGATGAATCGGGCGGGCGCGACTACTACGCGGCGATGAAGCTGGTGCTGCGGCAGATGCACCGGATCCTGCGCAACCGCCGCTACATGGCGATCTACGTCAGCGATTCCTGGCGCAAGCGCCGCGGCGAGAAGGGCAAGGGGGGCGGCATCTTTATGCCCATCGGCTTCGAGCTCTTCGCCCAGATGCGCGAACTCTTCCAGCCCGTCGACATCATCTGCGTGGCCCGCAAGAATTCCAAACTGGAGAGCGGGGAGTTCCGCCGCGCCGCCGAGGACGGCAACTTCTTCCTGCGCGGTTTCAACTACCTCATGATCGGCAAGAAGGTGGACGACGAGGCGCCGACCGCCAGGAAGCCCAAGCCTTGA
- a CDS encoding class I mannose-6-phosphate isomerase, producing the protein MTSSKPTGPVLLEPIAKGRAWGGKTFVQWSKFKAPAPGQLPIGESWELADLPESIAEGRSRVAAGAGAGKTLHELVDRDTQGWMGRARLTPQGRFPLLVKFLDAAEHLSVQVHPNEEYAAINPTAHLKTESWFVLAAKPGAMIWRGIKEQVTKPEFEQRLRSGASILDLLVEVRVQTGDCIDLPSGLCHALGEGITVAEIQTPSDTTFRVFDWNRNDPSRQLHIDQAMACMQFGRSQRLEHLPIRNASTAPAVQTLAFRTTLLCRTDHYKIERIEAMRATNLEVITHQRPVCWLVLGGSVTIEGDVPVAAKSWETLLFPASAEGRMAKLGLGTTFLRITLPDPMDRFIA; encoded by the coding sequence ATGACATCGTCCAAGCCGACCGGCCCCGTCCTGCTGGAACCCATCGCCAAGGGGCGCGCCTGGGGAGGCAAGACTTTTGTCCAATGGAGCAAGTTCAAGGCACCGGCGCCGGGGCAGCTTCCCATCGGCGAAAGCTGGGAGCTGGCGGATCTGCCCGAGTCGATCGCCGAGGGCCGCTCGCGCGTCGCGGCCGGCGCGGGCGCCGGAAAAACCCTGCATGAATTGGTGGACCGCGACACGCAGGGATGGATGGGCCGGGCGCGTCTGACGCCGCAGGGCCGCTTCCCCCTGCTGGTGAAATTTCTCGACGCGGCTGAGCATCTTTCCGTGCAGGTGCATCCCAACGAGGAATACGCCGCGATCAATCCGACGGCGCACCTCAAGACCGAGTCGTGGTTCGTGCTGGCCGCCAAACCCGGCGCCATGATCTGGCGCGGCATCAAGGAGCAGGTGACCAAGCCGGAGTTCGAGCAGCGACTGCGCAGCGGGGCGAGCATCCTCGATCTGCTCGTGGAGGTTCGCGTGCAGACGGGCGACTGCATCGATCTGCCCAGCGGCTTGTGCCATGCACTTGGTGAAGGCATCACCGTCGCCGAGATCCAGACCCCCAGCGACACCACCTTTCGGGTCTTCGACTGGAATCGCAATGATCCCTCGCGCCAATTGCACATTGACCAGGCGATGGCGTGCATGCAATTCGGCCGCAGCCAGCGCCTTGAGCACCTGCCAATCCGCAATGCCTCCACGGCGCCGGCGGTGCAGACGCTGGCCTTTCGCACCACGCTGCTCTGCCGCACCGACCACTACAAGATCGAGCGGATCGAGGCGATGCGGGCCACCAACCTGGAAGTCATCACCCATCAGCGGCCGGTCTGCTGGCTGGTGCTGGGCGGCTCGGTCACCATTGAGGGCGATGTGCCGGTGGCGGCGAAGTCCTGGGAAACGCTGCTCTTTCCGGCCAGCGCCGAAGGACGCATGGCGAAGCTCGGGCTGGGGACGACCTTCCTGCGCATCACGCTGCCCGATCCGATGGACCGCTTCATTGCCTAG
- a CDS encoding chromosome condensation regulator, producing the protein MNTFFREINVARFAVRLIAIACAAISSVANAQSVVCWGDNSVGQCNVPANLGEVTQVSGGWYHTVALKSDGSVVCWGDNFYGQCTVPANLGFVTQVSAGPYHTIALKSDGTLVAWGRNDFGQCNVPANLGTIVQVSAGELHTMGIEYPGFVQCWGNNAYGQCNVPGNLGLVSQISAGPIHSTAIRAINSSVRCWGDNSQGQCNVPGGLGLVSQVAAGVYHTIALKSDGTVVCWGRNIEGQCNVPASLGTATQVASNSFHTIAIKADATVACWGYNDHGQCNVPASLGAVMQVAGGLLHTIALKVPCVGDLDGSGEIDSADIGLILLDFGPCPGCPTDLNGDGEVDGADIGLALLGFGPCP; encoded by the coding sequence GTGAACACTTTCTTCCGGGAAATCAACGTCGCCCGCTTTGCCGTCCGCCTGATCGCGATCGCCTGCGCGGCGATCTCTTCGGTTGCCAATGCGCAATCCGTCGTGTGCTGGGGAGACAATTCCGTGGGCCAGTGCAATGTGCCCGCAAATCTGGGCGAGGTCACACAGGTGTCTGGGGGCTGGTACCACACCGTCGCATTGAAATCCGATGGCAGCGTGGTGTGCTGGGGAGACAACTTTTACGGTCAGTGCACTGTGCCCGCGAATTTGGGCTTCGTCACGCAGGTGTCCGCGGGTCCGTACCACACCATCGCGCTGAAATCCGACGGGACCCTCGTGGCCTGGGGGCGCAACGATTTCGGACAGTGCAACGTGCCTGCGAATTTGGGAACCATCGTCCAGGTGTCCGCGGGCGAACTTCACACAATGGGCATTGAATACCCGGGCTTCGTGCAATGCTGGGGAAACAACGCGTATGGTCAGTGCAATGTGCCGGGAAACCTGGGTCTGGTCTCGCAGATTTCGGCGGGCCCGATTCACTCCACGGCGATCAGGGCCATCAACAGCTCCGTCCGATGCTGGGGCGACAACAGTCAGGGACAGTGCAATGTTCCTGGAGGATTGGGTTTGGTCTCGCAGGTTGCCGCGGGCGTGTACCACACCATCGCTCTCAAATCCGACGGCACGGTCGTGTGCTGGGGGCGCAACATCGAGGGACAGTGCAATGTGCCTGCCAGCCTGGGAACCGCCACACAAGTCGCGAGCAATTCATTCCACACCATCGCGATCAAAGCCGACGCGACCGTCGCGTGCTGGGGGTACAACGATCATGGCCAGTGCAATGTGCCCGCCAGCCTGGGAGCGGTCATGCAGGTGGCGGGTGGCCTGCTCCACACCATCGCGCTGAAAGTTCCGTGCGTTGGCGATCTCGATGGCTCGGGCGAAATTGACAGCGCCGACATTGGCTTGATCCTTCTGGACTTTGGACCATGCCCCGGCTGTCCCACCGACCTGAACGGCGATGGCGAGGTGGATGGTGCCGACATCGGGTTGGCGCTGCTCGGCTTTGGGCCGTGTCCGTAA
- a CDS encoding ATP-binding cassette domain-containing protein produces the protein MPVVSATNLRITLGAKTVLDGATFAIEPGERVGLVGRNGCGKSTLLKILCGKLKPEGGEVSLLRGARLGYLEQEPRFDLSLTLQTAAAQGLSSGTNARAELDHVFEEMATAQGDALEKLFERQIALEAKIEQSGGWSSDHLVEAVLHGLGFTDEQFDIPVKGLSGGQKARLGLARLLLEEPDALLLDEPTNHLDIVGREWLETFLADTFQGAVVIISHDRRLLDKVVHRIEEIHEGTTRSYPGNYHAFVDLRRERHLSQMRVHEKQLDKIRSEEQFILRYKAGQRAKQARGRATRLERFKEDNLVERPIELDSMRLSLPKGPRIGDSVAVCEDLQKTLGDRLLFKELTITIKPGDRIGIIGPNGAGKTTLIRTLLGEIPFDKGTVRQSPKLHPGWFKQTHEHLDYTLNVWQYLQRTVPARPGLGKLNEQESRDLAGAFLFSGYEQEKLLGEVSGGERARAVLAGLVAGGHNLLVLDEPTNHLDIPSAERLEEALSLDPDDGGYDGALLLVSHDRALLAATCDRLIILDGHGNATVFDGNYDEWVAKQAAKAKLEATPAQKSSTTSAKSHGKDKPASKDSANPKSGTKSKTKSAPDPFAKLSIEDLENQTRKLAADILALDNTIALPETARNHKKLATLLDDREKLVARLHATEQSWLQRADHS, from the coding sequence ATGCCCGTGGTCAGCGCAACCAATCTTCGCATCACCCTCGGCGCCAAGACCGTCCTGGATGGCGCCACCTTCGCCATCGAGCCGGGCGAGCGCGTCGGCCTGGTCGGCCGCAATGGCTGCGGCAAGAGCACGCTGCTTAAGATTCTCTGCGGCAAGCTGAAGCCCGAGGGCGGCGAAGTCAGTCTGCTGCGCGGCGCGCGGCTTGGTTATCTGGAGCAGGAGCCGCGCTTCGATCTGTCCCTCACACTGCAAACCGCCGCGGCACAGGGCTTGAGCTCCGGCACAAATGCCCGCGCGGAGCTGGACCATGTCTTCGAGGAGATGGCGACCGCCCAGGGCGACGCCCTTGAAAAACTTTTCGAGCGGCAGATCGCGCTCGAGGCGAAAATCGAACAATCGGGCGGCTGGTCCAGCGACCACCTCGTAGAGGCCGTGCTGCACGGGCTGGGTTTCACCGACGAGCAATTCGACATTCCCGTCAAGGGACTTTCCGGCGGCCAGAAAGCCCGGCTTGGTTTGGCCCGGCTACTTCTTGAGGAGCCCGACGCCCTGCTGCTGGACGAGCCGACCAACCATCTCGACATCGTCGGCCGCGAATGGCTCGAAACTTTTCTTGCGGACACTTTCCAGGGCGCCGTGGTGATCATTAGCCACGATCGCCGCCTGCTCGACAAGGTGGTCCATCGCATTGAGGAGATCCACGAGGGCACCACCCGCAGTTACCCCGGCAACTACCACGCTTTCGTCGATCTGCGCCGCGAGCGTCACCTCTCGCAGATGCGCGTCCATGAGAAGCAGCTCGACAAGATCCGATCCGAGGAGCAGTTCATTCTGCGCTACAAGGCCGGCCAGCGCGCCAAACAAGCGCGCGGCCGCGCCACCCGCCTGGAGCGCTTCAAGGAGGACAACCTGGTGGAGCGCCCGATCGAGCTCGACTCGATGCGACTCTCGCTGCCCAAGGGCCCGCGCATCGGCGACTCGGTCGCGGTCTGCGAAGACTTGCAGAAGACTTTGGGCGACCGTCTTCTCTTCAAGGAACTGACGATCACGATCAAGCCCGGCGACCGCATCGGCATCATCGGTCCCAACGGCGCCGGCAAGACCACGCTCATCCGCACACTGCTGGGGGAAATTCCCTTCGACAAGGGAACGGTGCGGCAGAGTCCCAAGCTGCATCCGGGCTGGTTCAAGCAGACCCACGAGCATCTGGATTACACCCTGAACGTCTGGCAATACCTCCAGCGCACCGTTCCGGCGCGGCCCGGCCTGGGCAAGCTGAACGAGCAGGAGTCGCGCGACCTCGCCGGTGCTTTCCTCTTCTCCGGCTATGAGCAGGAAAAGCTGCTGGGCGAAGTCTCCGGCGGCGAGCGCGCACGCGCTGTTCTCGCGGGACTGGTCGCGGGCGGCCACAACCTTCTCGTGCTGGACGAACCGACCAACCATCTGGACATTCCCAGTGCCGAGCGCCTTGAAGAGGCACTTTCGCTCGACCCCGACGATGGCGGCTACGACGGCGCTTTGTTGCTGGTGAGCCACGACCGCGCCCTGCTCGCCGCGACCTGCGATCGCCTGATCATTCTCGACGGACATGGCAACGCGACGGTCTTCGACGGCAACTACGACGAGTGGGTTGCGAAGCAGGCCGCCAAGGCCAAATTGGAAGCAACGCCTGCTCAAAAATCTTCCACGACTTCGGCGAAGTCGCATGGCAAGGACAAGCCCGCTTCCAAGGACAGCGCCAATCCCAAGTCCGGCACGAAATCGAAAACCAAATCCGCTCCCGATCCCTTCGCCAAACTTTCCATCGAGGATCTGGAGAACCAGACCCGCAAGCTGGCCGCGGACATCCTGGCGCTGGACAACACGATCGCCCTTCCCGAGACCGCGCGCAACCATAAGAAGCTCGCCACGCTCCTGGACGACCGCGAGAAGCTGGTCGCGCGCTTGCACGCCACCGAGCAATCCTGGCTGCAGCGCGCCGATCACTCGTAA
- a CDS encoding SRPBCC domain-containing protein: MTNATPSNEIRLTRIYDAPVSVVWDAWTDPAQVEQWWGPRGFTLTTHSKDLRPGGKWIYTMHGPDGTDYLNVTPYYEVVKESRLVYDHGGGEDRPPLFRVTVQFTDLKGKTKMEFKAVMATAEVAAEMRKFIKKAGGDGTWDRLGEYLVKKLSGKEHFIINRAFDAPIDTVFQMWTDPKHFSQWLPPTGFTMEFRRAEIKPGGKAVYSMSSEDGTMTMFGRVEYLKIEKPGFIVYTQQFCDANENISRHPKAPTWPETMLTTVQLAAEGADRTRVTVTWEPHGKVTREELEAFVNARAGMTQGWTGSFDKLEARLADTVRTAGHLV; this comes from the coding sequence ATGACCAACGCAACCCCATCGAACGAAATCCGCCTGACCCGCATCTACGACGCACCGGTGAGCGTGGTCTGGGACGCCTGGACCGACCCCGCCCAAGTGGAGCAGTGGTGGGGGCCGCGCGGCTTCACGCTGACCACGCACAGCAAAGATCTTCGACCGGGCGGCAAGTGGATCTACACGATGCACGGACCAGACGGCACGGACTATCTGAATGTGACCCCGTACTACGAGGTCGTCAAGGAATCCCGGCTGGTGTACGACCACGGAGGCGGCGAAGACCGGCCACCACTGTTTCGCGTCACCGTGCAATTCACGGACCTCAAGGGCAAGACGAAAATGGAATTCAAGGCGGTGATGGCGACCGCGGAAGTCGCGGCGGAGATGCGCAAATTCATCAAGAAGGCGGGCGGCGACGGCACATGGGACCGGCTCGGCGAATACCTGGTGAAGAAGCTGTCGGGCAAGGAGCACTTCATCATCAACCGGGCGTTCGACGCGCCGATCGACACGGTGTTCCAGATGTGGACCGACCCGAAGCATTTCTCGCAGTGGCTGCCGCCCACGGGTTTCACGATGGAGTTCCGCCGCGCCGAGATCAAGCCCGGCGGGAAGGCGGTTTATTCCATGAGCAGCGAGGATGGAACCATGACCATGTTCGGGCGGGTGGAATATCTGAAGATCGAGAAGCCCGGATTCATCGTCTACACGCAGCAGTTCTGCGATGCGAACGAGAACATCTCGCGCCATCCGAAGGCGCCCACCTGGCCCGAGACGATGCTCACCACCGTTCAGCTGGCGGCGGAGGGCGCCGACCGGACGCGAGTGACTGTCACTTGGGAACCGCACGGCAAGGTGACGCGCGAGGAGCTTGAAGCGTTCGTCAATGCGCGGGCGGGCATGACGCAGGGTTGGACGGGTTCGTTCGACAAGCTGGAGGCGAGGCTCGCGGACACAGTGCGGACCGCGGGGCATCTTGTTTGA
- the atpD gene encoding F0F1 ATP synthase subunit beta yields the protein MPSTGKIIQVIGSTFDAQFPEDQIPEIYNAVHVDFQLRGEKSLLVGEVAKHMGGGIVRCVALASTDGVRRGDACVDTGASVRVPTGEGVLGRIFNLLGQPVDGRGEVKYDELMPIHREPPPFVDLNPKTELLPTGIKVIDLLCPFVRGGKIGLFGGAGVGKTVVIQEMIARVARNFGGYSVFAGVGERTREGNDLWLEMQEAEYIDSTGKKCHVIDKVAMVFGQMNEPPGARLRVGLSALTMAEAFRDKSGKETLLFIDNVFRFTQAGSEVSALLGRMPSAVGYQPTLATEMGQMQERITSTKQGAITSVQAIYVPADDLTDPAPATTFSHLDAFIVLERKISEKGIYPAVDPIASTSRILDPQVLGERHYKVARRVQGILQRYKDLQDIIAILGVDELSEDDKLTVARARKMERFLSQPFYVAEVFTGIPGVTCKLEETIDSFERIVAGEGDDLPESAFMYVGTLDDARKKAEKMAAAV from the coding sequence ATGCCCAGCACCGGCAAAATCATCCAAGTCATCGGCAGCACCTTCGACGCCCAGTTCCCCGAGGATCAGATCCCGGAGATCTACAACGCGGTGCATGTCGACTTCCAGTTGCGCGGCGAGAAGTCGCTGCTCGTGGGTGAGGTCGCCAAGCACATGGGCGGCGGCATCGTGCGATGCGTGGCCTTGGCCAGCACCGACGGCGTGCGACGCGGCGACGCCTGCGTGGACACCGGAGCGAGCGTGCGGGTTCCCACCGGCGAAGGCGTGCTCGGCCGCATCTTCAACCTGCTGGGACAGCCCGTCGACGGGCGCGGCGAGGTGAAGTACGACGAGTTGATGCCGATTCACCGCGAGCCCCCGCCATTTGTCGACCTCAACCCCAAGACCGAACTTCTGCCGACCGGCATCAAGGTCATCGACCTGCTCTGCCCCTTCGTCCGCGGTGGAAAGATCGGACTCTTCGGCGGTGCAGGCGTGGGCAAGACCGTTGTGATCCAGGAGATGATCGCTCGCGTGGCACGAAACTTCGGCGGCTACAGCGTGTTCGCCGGTGTCGGCGAGCGCACCCGCGAAGGAAATGACTTGTGGCTTGAAATGCAGGAGGCCGAGTACATCGACTCGACCGGCAAGAAGTGCCACGTCATCGACAAGGTGGCGATGGTGTTCGGCCAGATGAACGAGCCGCCCGGAGCGCGTCTTCGCGTCGGACTGAGCGCGCTGACCATGGCCGAGGCCTTCCGCGACAAGAGCGGTAAGGAAACCCTGCTCTTCATCGACAACGTCTTCCGCTTCACGCAGGCCGGTTCCGAAGTGTCCGCGCTGCTGGGCCGCATGCCCAGCGCCGTGGGTTACCAGCCGACGCTCGCCACGGAAATGGGTCAGATGCAGGAGCGCATCACCAGCACCAAGCAAGGCGCCATCACCAGCGTGCAGGCGATTTACGTGCCCGCCGACGACTTGACCGATCCCGCACCCGCGACCACGTTCAGCCATCTTGACGCGTTCATCGTGCTTGAGCGAAAGATCTCCGAAAAGGGCATCTATCCCGCCGTCGATCCGATCGCCAGCACCAGCCGCATCCTGGATCCGCAGGTGCTGGGCGAGCGCCACTACAAGGTGGCCCGCCGCGTGCAGGGCATTCTGCAGCGCTACAAGGATCTGCAGGACATCATTGCGATTCTCGGCGTCGATGAACTTTCAGAGGATGACAAGCTGACCGTGGCCCGTGCACGAAAGATGGAGCGGTTCTTGAGCCAGCCCTTCTACGTGGCGGAAGTCTTCACCGGCATCCCCGGCGTGACCTGCAAATTGGAAGAGACCATCGACAGCTTCGAGCGCATCGTCGCCGGCGAAGGCGACGACCTGCCGGAGAGCGCGTTTATGTATGTCGGAACGCTGGACGACGCCCGCAAGAAGGCGGAGAAGATGGCCGCGGCCGTCTGA
- a CDS encoding metalloregulator ArsR/SmtB family transcription factor, which yields MQNTLDRTFAALADPTRRAMIARLSKGVANVSELAAPFLKSMSLPAVTKHLKVLERAGLVTKTKDAQWRPCRLNGVPLKDATAWMEHHRKFWEESFDRLDAYLKTVTSEKKGRHKK from the coding sequence CTGCAGAACACCCTCGATCGCACCTTTGCCGCGCTGGCCGACCCGACGCGCCGGGCCATGATCGCCCGGCTCTCCAAAGGCGTGGCCAATGTGTCCGAGCTCGCCGCGCCGTTTCTCAAGAGCATGAGCCTGCCCGCGGTGACCAAGCACCTGAAGGTGCTGGAGCGGGCGGGCCTGGTCACAAAGACCAAGGACGCGCAGTGGCGGCCATGCCGGCTCAACGGTGTGCCGCTGAAGGACGCCACGGCCTGGATGGAACACCACCGGAAATTCTGGGAAGAAAGTTTTGATCGACTCGACGCATATTTGAAAACCGTTACCAGCGAGAAAAAAGGAAGGCACAAGAAATGA
- a CDS encoding TylF/MycF family methyltransferase: MKLPKLGAPKLDQIINFFMPVFWGTRDDAQVETQFRQVAANVAPGIHFADNFFTWGRNNSMLDDAEFMKSWESNALNMTDKGILWRRYVLACAAYHCVQLDGDFVECGAYTGTAVKTVMDYLGGPAFPKTFWAYDLFEHNEAMLHHSLPAHGKDLHEQVKHRFRDYPQVRIIKGFIPDVFAEHAPDKIAYMHIDMNQAPAELAALEGLFDRMVPAGILVLDDYEWTLGYRGQKLAEDPWFEARGYRVMPLPTGQGLVIKR, from the coding sequence ATGAAACTCCCGAAATTGGGCGCGCCGAAACTGGACCAGATCATCAATTTCTTCATGCCCGTGTTCTGGGGAACACGGGATGACGCGCAGGTGGAAACCCAGTTCCGTCAAGTGGCGGCCAACGTGGCGCCGGGCATCCATTTCGCCGACAACTTCTTCACCTGGGGGCGCAACAACTCCATGTTGGACGACGCGGAGTTCATGAAGTCGTGGGAGAGCAACGCACTGAACATGACGGACAAGGGGATCCTCTGGAGGCGCTATGTCCTGGCATGCGCCGCCTACCACTGCGTGCAGCTTGACGGAGATTTTGTGGAATGCGGCGCCTACACGGGCACCGCCGTGAAGACCGTCATGGACTATCTGGGCGGTCCCGCGTTTCCCAAGACCTTCTGGGCCTACGACCTCTTCGAGCACAACGAGGCGATGCTGCATCACTCCCTGCCCGCGCACGGCAAGGATCTGCACGAGCAGGTGAAGCACCGCTTCCGCGACTACCCGCAGGTCAGGATCATCAAGGGATTCATCCCCGATGTCTTCGCCGAGCACGCGCCGGACAAGATCGCCTACATGCACATCGACATGAACCAGGCGCCCGCCGAGCTCGCGGCCCTGGAGGGCCTGTTCGACCGCATGGTTCCGGCGGGCATCCTGGTGCTGGATGATTACGAATGGACGCTGGGCTATCGCGGTCAGAAGCTCGCGGAAGACCCATGGTTCGAGGCGCGCGGCTACCGGGTCATGCCCTTGCCGACGGGGCAGGGACTGGTCATCAAGCGATAG
- a CDS encoding outer membrane protein assembly factor BamE: MLCAGLRPALFVAPLLALLCAMGCESQYQENWSRVRAGMTKEQVEHLLGPPSSKYQAKTEDGKVIIAQDRWQYGDNLSTLATGAMFPEEPHPRAWSIKFDSYGKVTEIQVPEWETKK; this comes from the coding sequence TTGCTCTGCGCCGGGCTTCGGCCCGCGCTGTTTGTTGCGCCGCTGCTTGCGCTGCTCTGCGCAATGGGTTGCGAATCGCAATACCAGGAGAATTGGAGCCGGGTCCGCGCGGGCATGACCAAGGAGCAGGTCGAGCACTTGCTTGGCCCGCCCAGCAGCAAGTACCAAGCGAAGACCGAGGACGGCAAGGTGATCATCGCGCAGGATCGCTGGCAATACGGCGACAACCTGAGCACGCTGGCCACCGGCGCCATGTTCCCGGAGGAGCCGCACCCGCGGGCCTGGTCGATCAAGTTCGACTCGTACGGCAAGGTCACGGAGATTCAGGTTCCCGAGTGGGAAACGAAAAAATAG
- a CDS encoding beta-hydroxyacyl-ACP dehydratase has protein sequence MANELIIDLNTVDLNAVALGGKDIDKLLPQTGPMRQLDHLIWKDEEITCGVGVKKIRQDEFWVPYHIPGRPLMPGVMMIEAAAQLCSVLQTLAIPDIGFLGFTRCDNTSFRGQVVPGDSFYLLSRLIQRNKRRFVCTVQGVVEGKLVFESSITGMKL, from the coding sequence ATGGCAAACGAACTCATCATCGATCTGAACACCGTTGACCTCAATGCTGTGGCACTCGGGGGCAAGGACATCGACAAATTGCTGCCCCAAACGGGTCCCATGCGGCAATTGGACCATCTGATTTGGAAGGATGAGGAAATCACCTGCGGTGTCGGCGTCAAGAAGATCCGCCAGGATGAATTCTGGGTTCCCTACCACATTCCCGGCCGTCCGCTGATGCCCGGGGTGATGATGATCGAGGCCGCAGCCCAGCTGTGCAGTGTTCTGCAGACCCTGGCCATTCCCGACATCGGTTTTCTGGGCTTCACCCGATGCGACAACACCTCATTCCGGGGCCAGGTTGTGCCGGGCGACAGTTTCTATTTGCTCAGCCGGCTCATTCAGCGCAACAAGCGGCGGTTCGTCTGCACAGTGCAAGGCGTCGTCGAAGGCAAGCTGGTCTTCGAAAGCAGCATCACGGGTATGAAACTCTAA